A single genomic interval of Adhaeribacter pallidiroseus harbors:
- the rmuC gene encoding DNA recombination protein RmuC, giving the protein MEIILAITGFLVGLIGAYLALKTKQNAAQQQVNQAIVEQQVWQTQVQEKNTEIAQLKDQLRHETNTILGLQSELTKTETDLYHLKHKLEDQKLEMEALRSSFLQQFSSVSNQVLVNNAEHFKKASAENLETILAPLKERIKEFETKVDTTYEKSLKENTALKEQITMLAQLNQQMSQDAINLTRALKGERKTQGNWGEYLLEVLLEKSGLKKDEHYRREVVLRNDDHKLYRPDVIVNLPGDKHLIIDSKVSLTAYDAYCNCDDETVQLAHLNSHVQSIRTHFLDLSKKEYHQLIGVNSPDFVLMFISIEPAFNLAMQHDRELFIEALNYNIVFVTTSTLLATLRTVEGVWKQESQKNNVLKIARESGLLYDKFANFVEDLKAIGKSIESSQTSYVAAMNKLTEGKGNLIRKVQQLKVLGARTTKTIDTNFIRESELEPETTPAQPGLLEE; this is encoded by the coding sequence ATGGAAATAATATTGGCGATCACGGGTTTTCTGGTGGGTTTAATCGGCGCGTACCTGGCTTTAAAAACCAAGCAAAATGCCGCTCAACAGCAAGTAAACCAAGCAATAGTAGAGCAACAGGTTTGGCAAACACAGGTGCAGGAAAAAAATACCGAAATAGCGCAACTTAAAGACCAATTACGTCATGAAACTAACACTATTTTGGGCCTGCAATCCGAGTTAACGAAAACCGAAACCGATCTCTATCATTTAAAGCATAAATTAGAAGACCAGAAGTTAGAAATGGAAGCGCTCCGGAGTAGTTTCTTGCAGCAGTTTTCGAGTGTATCGAACCAGGTTTTAGTAAATAATGCCGAACATTTTAAAAAAGCATCGGCCGAAAACCTGGAAACCATTCTAGCCCCTTTAAAAGAACGCATCAAGGAATTCGAGACGAAAGTAGATACAACCTACGAGAAAAGCCTGAAGGAAAATACCGCTCTAAAAGAACAAATAACCATGCTGGCCCAGCTCAACCAGCAAATGAGTCAGGATGCCATTAACTTAACCCGGGCCTTAAAAGGCGAACGTAAAACGCAGGGCAACTGGGGCGAGTATTTGCTCGAAGTGCTGCTGGAAAAATCGGGTTTAAAGAAAGACGAGCATTACCGCCGTGAAGTAGTGCTCCGCAACGACGATCATAAACTGTATCGCCCCGATGTCATCGTTAATTTACCCGGCGATAAACATCTTATCATCGATTCGAAAGTTTCCTTAACCGCTTACGACGCTTATTGCAACTGTGACGACGAAACTGTACAACTGGCGCATTTAAACAGCCATGTACAATCCATCCGGACGCACTTTCTGGATTTAAGCAAAAAAGAATACCACCAGCTCATCGGCGTTAACTCCCCCGACTTTGTGCTGATGTTTATTTCCATTGAACCGGCTTTTAATTTGGCTATGCAACACGACCGGGAATTGTTTATTGAAGCCTTAAATTACAATATTGTGTTTGTAACCACCTCTACCCTGCTGGCTACCCTGCGCACCGTAGAAGGCGTCTGGAAACAGGAAAGTCAAAAAAACAACGTGTTGAAGATTGCCCGGGAAAGTGGATTACTCTACGATAAATTCGCCAATTTTGTGGAAGATTTAAAAGCCATTGGTAAGAGCATCGAAAGCAGCCAGACCAGTTACGTAGCCGCCATGAACAAACTCACCGAAGGCAAAGGCAACTTAATCCGGAAAGTACAGCAATTAAAAGTACTCGGCGCCCGCACTACCAAAACCATTGATACAAATTTTATCCGGGAGTCGGAACTGGAACCCGAAACCACGCCGGCGCAACCCGGGTTGCTGGAAGAATGA
- a CDS encoding methyltransferase: protein MLDLAPITRILRAKAGSQLLVAGTHYLPVFEELSRGALFLPELQERLHLKERPALVLFPALCAMGLIEHDAVGKLKLTETGKYLTAANATNLLGYVGLEKDDPGVIKMAEWLQHDGPENTQQGFSYVKDEGAPSPMDEAETARFFTMALAGRAKFLSPIVANKITKHPGLLLDVAGGTGYYTYEWLRANPTSQAIVLDRPEVLKVAAELFEEFCQDHPAEATSLKNRLTFMPGDMLTDRLPEADVLLAASLFHDWPVETCEKLAVKFAKSLKPGGFFWVHDAFLNDTLDGPIAVTDYSAMLFLGTKGRCYCRKEYRNWFTKAGLIPTTEEVPTLMDYGLIAAIKPE, encoded by the coding sequence ATGTTAGACCTTGCCCCCATTACCCGGATTTTAAGAGCGAAAGCAGGTTCTCAGCTTTTAGTAGCCGGTACGCATTATTTACCGGTTTTTGAAGAGTTAAGCCGAGGCGCATTGTTCCTACCGGAATTGCAGGAGCGGCTACATCTAAAAGAACGGCCCGCCCTGGTTTTGTTTCCGGCTTTGTGTGCCATGGGATTGATAGAACATGATGCAGTCGGTAAACTGAAACTGACCGAAACCGGTAAATATTTAACCGCCGCTAACGCCACCAACCTGCTGGGTTATGTTGGTTTGGAAAAAGATGATCCGGGGGTCATAAAAATGGCAGAATGGTTGCAACATGATGGACCGGAAAATACGCAACAAGGGTTTTCGTATGTAAAAGATGAAGGAGCACCTTCGCCGATGGATGAAGCGGAAACCGCCCGGTTTTTTACTATGGCTTTAGCCGGAAGAGCTAAGTTTCTTTCCCCGATTGTGGCAAATAAAATTACCAAACACCCCGGGCTGTTACTGGATGTAGCCGGCGGCACGGGTTACTATACTTATGAATGGTTGCGGGCTAACCCAACCTCCCAGGCCATTGTTCTCGACCGACCCGAAGTGCTGAAAGTAGCCGCCGAACTATTCGAGGAATTCTGCCAGGACCATCCGGCGGAGGCCACTTCTTTAAAAAACCGGTTAACCTTTATGCCCGGCGATATGCTGACCGATAGACTTCCGGAAGCCGATGTTTTGCTGGCGGCCAGTTTGTTTCATGACTGGCCCGTAGAAACTTGCGAAAAGTTGGCAGTGAAATTTGCTAAAAGTCTTAAACCGGGCGGCTTCTTCTGGGTGCATGATGCTTTTTTAAATGATACCTTGGATGGACCTATAGCCGTAACGGATTATTCGGCGATGCTTTTTTTAGGAACCAAAGGCCGTTGTTACTGCAGAAAAGAGTACCGCAACTGGTTTACAAAAGCTGGCTTAATACCAACCACCGAGGAAGTACCTACTTTGATGGATTACGGGCTGATAGCGGCCATAAAGCCGGAATAA
- a CDS encoding c-type cytochrome: protein MSKVKKISRWLGIILGVLLLLILVGYGFIYLSTEQRMNRKYSFSEPALIIPTDSVAIVKGKHLYQIRSCADCHGPNLAGGVFMNSALLMQLSAPNLTKGPGGLPPDFTTQDWLRVLRHGVDKNGRSLWMMPAHESTGLSQEDMASLIAYCQSVPPVVSAGKKRRQMGPLGRVVLQLNQVAVLPAERINHQVPMAASAPKDVTAYGQYLATVCQGCHRPNMKGGAPLAPGFPPVPDISATGVQQQWSEAQFISTIRQGKTPAGKLLRQEFMPWQNMQHFTDEELSAIRSYLVSLK, encoded by the coding sequence ATGTCTAAAGTTAAAAAGATAAGCCGGTGGCTTGGTATCATATTGGGGGTTCTATTGCTGCTAATTTTGGTGGGTTACGGGTTTATCTACCTGAGCACGGAACAGCGGATGAACCGAAAATACAGTTTTTCCGAACCTGCTTTAATTATTCCCACCGACTCTGTTGCCATTGTAAAAGGTAAGCATTTGTACCAGATTCGGAGTTGTGCAGATTGTCATGGACCCAATTTGGCAGGAGGCGTTTTTATGAATAGTGCCCTGCTGATGCAATTATCCGCCCCAAACCTGACCAAAGGACCGGGTGGATTACCTCCTGATTTTACGACGCAGGATTGGCTGCGCGTGTTGCGGCACGGCGTGGACAAAAACGGACGTTCGCTCTGGATGATGCCGGCGCACGAAAGTACCGGACTGAGCCAGGAAGATATGGCCAGCCTGATTGCTTACTGCCAAAGCGTTCCGCCAGTAGTCAGTGCCGGAAAAAAGCGGCGGCAAATGGGGCCGCTCGGTCGGGTAGTCTTGCAGCTAAACCAGGTAGCTGTTTTACCGGCCGAACGCATCAATCACCAGGTACCCATGGCGGCCAGCGCCCCCAAAGACGTTACGGCTTACGGACAATACCTGGCTACGGTATGCCAGGGTTGCCACCGACCCAACATGAAGGGCGGAGCACCGCTGGCACCAGGCTTTCCACCCGTGCCCGATATCAGTGCTACCGGAGTTCAGCAACAATGGAGTGAGGCACAATTTATTTCCACTATCCGCCAGGGAAAAACGCCGGCTGGTAAATTATTACGCCAGGAGTTTATGCCCTGGCAGAATATGCAACATTTTACGGATGAAGAATTAAGCGCTATCCGGAGCTATTTAGTAAGCCTGAAATAA
- a CDS encoding AraC family transcriptional regulator, translating to MQTLWVSMPILRNIVLGATCQPEARQQICSRGGITPADLDNPEMKLSLEQNCALMDAALQLSGDPNLGLHIGERTTVSILGITGYLMESSKDLLTALQHLQQFTSSFSRIYYFGIEQTGEEVMYIGEPIPLWNALSPETARQSVDIAFAGALHILRLLTGLQLQPLRAQYRYPRFADTREHERILKCRPLFSQPCNALTFAKQDLQRSVIGYNRELNLVFKKLLEQKLQEDQGLPFIHQVRTIILEQSRFAFPTLEEVADRIHLTPRTLQRKLQEENSSFRALSDLAKEELARNLLSSKNLNISEIADRLGYSDPAAFQRAFRQWTGKTPKTYQNEAARPALL from the coding sequence ATGCAAACACTATGGGTAAGCATGCCCATCTTACGGAATATTGTTTTGGGAGCCACCTGTCAGCCAGAAGCCCGGCAACAGATTTGTTCGCGGGGTGGTATTACCCCGGCCGACCTGGACAACCCGGAAATGAAGCTTTCGCTGGAGCAAAATTGCGCGCTCATGGATGCGGCTTTGCAGCTTTCCGGCGACCCCAACCTGGGATTGCATATCGGCGAACGAACAACCGTCAGCATTTTGGGCATTACCGGCTATTTAATGGAAAGCAGCAAAGATTTGTTAACTGCCCTGCAGCATTTACAGCAATTTACAAGTTCTTTTAGTCGTATTTATTATTTCGGCATTGAACAGACCGGCGAAGAAGTTATGTATATAGGTGAGCCCATACCTCTCTGGAATGCTCTTTCGCCGGAAACGGCGCGGCAAAGCGTGGATATTGCTTTTGCCGGCGCCTTGCATATTCTTCGTCTGCTCACGGGCTTGCAACTACAACCGCTCCGGGCGCAATACCGTTATCCTCGCTTTGCTGATACCCGGGAGCATGAACGAATTCTTAAATGCCGGCCTTTGTTCAGCCAACCCTGTAATGCCCTTACTTTTGCGAAGCAAGATTTACAACGCAGCGTAATCGGGTATAACCGGGAACTAAACCTTGTTTTTAAAAAACTGCTGGAACAAAAGCTTCAGGAAGACCAAGGGCTGCCCTTCATCCACCAGGTTCGGACTATTATTTTGGAGCAAAGCCGCTTTGCTTTCCCCACCCTGGAAGAAGTAGCCGACCGGATACATCTCACGCCGCGTACCTTGCAACGGAAACTGCAGGAGGAAAACAGCAGTTTCCGGGCCTTAAGCGATTTAGCAAAAGAAGAACTGGCCCGCAATCTATTGTCTTCTAAAAACTTAAACATTTCTGAAATTGCCGACCGGCTAGGCTATTCCGACCCGGCCGCTTTTCAGCGGGCCTTCCGGCAATGGACCGGCAAAACACCCAAAACTTACCAGAATGAAGCTGCGAGACCAGCTCTGCTGTAA
- a CDS encoding lipocalin family protein, giving the protein MKLAKLKNYLMLLSFTLLLFGAGCQKKDTVGNAGMLTGADSKVWKTEKETTASGEKDKVTKEEKQQEIQFFANGSFSMRSPTQNASGKWTYDAMAKSLSLQFVGSDLTENFQVLNLTDDELKLQAADGSQMILETE; this is encoded by the coding sequence ATGAAACTTGCTAAACTAAAAAATTACCTGATGCTGTTGAGCTTTACCCTGCTGCTTTTTGGCGCTGGCTGCCAGAAAAAGGATACGGTAGGTAATGCCGGCATGCTCACCGGCGCCGATAGTAAAGTCTGGAAAACCGAAAAAGAAACTACCGCTTCCGGCGAAAAAGACAAAGTAACCAAAGAAGAAAAACAACAGGAGATTCAATTTTTCGCCAACGGTTCGTTCAGCATGCGTTCGCCCACGCAAAACGCTTCCGGTAAATGGACCTACGATGCTATGGCAAAAAGCTTATCGTTGCAGTTTGTAGGTTCGGATTTAACCGAAAACTTTCAGGTTTTAAATTTAACCGATGACGAGTTGAAATTGCAAGCTGCCGATGGGTCGCAAATGATTCTGGAAACGGAGTAA
- a CDS encoding PD-(D/E)XK nuclease family protein, whose protein sequence is MQTFLHQAAESIYRQHAENISQICVILPTRRASIYFKNALAQVATEGIWSPEVSSMEDFVTRLARVEVLEPIHLQLDLFDIMQELDPNIEFDQYVTWANTLLEDFSRMDQEVVNTNKLFEYLSEAKALERWDPKRAGFDISPMLKKYFKLWDNLQEAYTRLKKKLKAEKQAYIGMAYRHVAENVLDMVQKTTCHQFIFVGLNALSRSEQIIIRTLLKEHKAEVLFDSDEFYMDEQTQNRAGYFLKKYKKQWQLPDWKWQQNHLLTSTKEINAIAVANASMQGKVAGQLLQQIRQENPQAQVAIILPDETMLLPVLHSISEAIPDYNVTMGLTFKGTPLYNLIDLLFELHLTGVIQPNDAGYKVNRYHYLTVQKILSHPFIRRYEQYYNTVTEDAAEQNLISQVLADIITQNKVLVSAKELIDAGKEHPIFKALFRTWRNCDDIIASFYNLIDLLKQVYQFQAENPIETEYLYIFYTLVKRLDSIFDCREQRISVRSFKKFLYENIAQTRLPFSGEPISDIQVMGFLETRALDFENLIILSVNENVLPQPKSHKSLMPYDVLKTFGLPTYAEQESITSYYFYRLLQRAKRINLLYILPSDTYGSGEKSRFILQLQHHLVPANPNITFRELTAAVEQHESKTYEPDIVIQKDEQVLASLKKALQKGLYPSHLNMYINCSLQYYFNKIAGLKETDDIEEKIGADQFGNIVHKVLEDYFKPFREKNLLVTAQDIDRMRAVLPQRVQLAFKTGTLGNVPEQGMNYLLLKVATQVLETYLKKQAESPDLPLRIISLEQVLETVLEVNLDDEVIQVKIAGKADRIDRTAKATRVIDYKTGLVNAADLKIKQEHVAENLLTNRKYEKVRQLWLYRYLIAKKMQSEGSLDNSLFQPEIEAGIISFRNLNAGFMTSDIAFSENKPESINEYIQHSEEYLSAFVQDMLNPAIPIRKTHDLEVCQYCIYRGICAR, encoded by the coding sequence ATGCAAACCTTCCTGCACCAGGCAGCCGAGTCTATTTACCGTCAACACGCCGAAAACATCAGCCAGATCTGCGTGATTTTACCCACGCGGCGGGCCAGCATTTATTTTAAAAATGCCTTGGCCCAGGTGGCTACCGAAGGCATTTGGTCGCCGGAGGTGTCGTCGATGGAAGATTTTGTTACCCGGCTGGCCCGGGTAGAAGTGCTGGAACCCATTCACCTGCAATTGGATTTGTTCGATATCATGCAGGAACTGGACCCGAATATTGAGTTCGACCAGTACGTTACCTGGGCGAATACCTTGCTGGAAGATTTCAGCCGCATGGACCAGGAAGTAGTTAATACCAACAAATTGTTCGAGTATTTGAGTGAGGCCAAAGCCTTGGAACGCTGGGATCCCAAACGCGCCGGTTTTGATATTTCACCGATGCTGAAGAAGTATTTTAAGCTCTGGGACAATTTGCAGGAAGCTTACACCCGGCTGAAGAAAAAATTGAAGGCCGAAAAGCAGGCTTACATCGGGATGGCGTACCGGCACGTGGCCGAAAATGTACTGGATATGGTGCAAAAAACTACCTGCCACCAGTTTATCTTTGTCGGCCTGAATGCCCTGAGCCGTTCGGAGCAAATTATTATTCGCACCCTATTAAAAGAACACAAAGCCGAGGTATTGTTCGATTCGGATGAATTTTACATGGATGAGCAAACCCAAAACCGGGCCGGGTATTTTTTAAAAAAATACAAAAAACAATGGCAGCTCCCCGACTGGAAATGGCAGCAAAACCACTTACTCACCAGCACCAAAGAAATTAACGCCATTGCGGTAGCCAACGCCAGCATGCAGGGCAAAGTAGCCGGCCAGTTACTGCAGCAAATCCGGCAGGAAAACCCGCAGGCGCAGGTCGCCATTATTCTGCCCGACGAAACCATGCTGCTGCCGGTGCTGCACTCCATCAGCGAGGCTATACCGGATTACAACGTGACCATGGGGCTTACTTTTAAAGGCACGCCACTCTACAACCTGATTGATTTACTGTTCGAGCTGCATTTAACCGGCGTGATTCAACCCAACGATGCCGGCTACAAAGTAAATCGGTACCATTACCTCACCGTTCAGAAAATTCTGAGTCACCCGTTTATCCGGCGCTACGAGCAATATTACAATACCGTAACCGAAGACGCGGCCGAGCAAAATTTAATTTCCCAGGTTCTGGCCGATATCATCACGCAAAACAAAGTACTGGTTTCGGCGAAAGAGTTGATTGACGCGGGCAAAGAACACCCGATTTTTAAAGCCTTATTCCGGACCTGGCGCAACTGCGACGATATTATTGCTTCTTTTTACAACCTAATTGATTTGCTGAAGCAAGTGTACCAGTTTCAGGCCGAGAACCCCATCGAAACCGAGTATCTGTATATATTTTATACACTGGTCAAGCGACTGGATTCTATTTTTGATTGCCGGGAACAACGCATTTCGGTGCGCAGTTTTAAAAAATTCCTATACGAAAACATTGCCCAAACCCGCTTGCCGTTTAGCGGTGAACCGATTTCGGATATTCAGGTAATGGGATTTCTGGAGACGCGGGCGCTGGATTTTGAAAATTTAATTATTCTGTCGGTTAACGAAAACGTGTTGCCCCAGCCCAAGAGCCACAAATCGCTGATGCCCTACGACGTGCTGAAAACCTTTGGATTGCCCACCTACGCTGAACAGGAAAGCATCACCTCGTATTATTTTTACCGCTTGCTGCAACGGGCCAAACGCATAAACCTGCTGTACATTTTACCTTCCGATACGTACGGTTCCGGCGAGAAAAGCCGGTTTATTCTGCAATTGCAGCACCATCTGGTTCCGGCCAACCCCAACATAACTTTCCGGGAATTAACCGCCGCGGTAGAGCAACACGAAAGCAAAACCTACGAACCCGATATTGTTATTCAGAAAGACGAACAAGTACTGGCCAGCCTCAAAAAAGCATTGCAGAAAGGTTTATACCCCTCCCACCTGAACATGTACATTAACTGTTCGCTGCAGTATTATTTCAACAAAATTGCCGGCCTGAAAGAAACCGACGACATCGAAGAAAAAATTGGGGCGGATCAGTTCGGGAATATCGTGCACAAAGTACTGGAAGATTATTTTAAACCTTTCCGGGAGAAGAACTTACTAGTTACGGCTCAAGACATCGACCGCATGCGGGCGGTACTGCCGCAGCGGGTACAACTGGCTTTTAAAACCGGCACTTTGGGTAACGTGCCGGAGCAAGGCATGAACTATTTACTCCTGAAAGTGGCTACCCAGGTCCTCGAAACGTACCTGAAAAAACAAGCCGAGTCGCCGGATTTGCCGTTGCGCATCATCAGCCTGGAACAAGTGCTGGAAACCGTGTTGGAGGTAAACTTGGATGATGAAGTAATTCAGGTAAAAATAGCCGGTAAAGCCGACCGCATAGATCGCACGGCTAAAGCCACGCGGGTAATTGATTACAAAACCGGCCTGGTAAACGCCGCCGATTTAAAAATAAAACAAGAACACGTCGCGGAAAACTTACTCACCAACCGCAAGTACGAGAAAGTGCGGCAACTCTGGCTGTATCGTTATCTAATCGCCAAGAAAATGCAATCCGAAGGCAGTCTGGATAACTCCTTATTTCAGCCGGAAATAGAAGCGGGTATTATTTCTTTCCGGAATTTAAACGCCGGATTTATGACCTCCGATATTGCTTTTTCCGAAAATAAGCCGGAGTCCATTAACGAATACATTCAGCATTCCGAAGAATACCTGAGCGCTTTTGTGCAGGACATGCTCAACCCCGCTATCCCCATCCGGAAAACGCATGATCTGGAAGTTTGCCAGTACTGCATTTACCGGGGCATCTGCGCCCGTTAA
- a CDS encoding LysM peptidoglycan-binding domain-containing protein, with the protein MGLFDFLKKGEEKPAQPKADPAKNAFNVPPTGNQAQANNRQPAQPVATPATPQKEYYTVKSGDSLSKIAKELYGDAQQWHKIHQANLDQIKDPNLIHPGQKLVIPR; encoded by the coding sequence ATGGGACTTTTTGATTTTTTAAAAAAAGGGGAGGAAAAACCGGCGCAGCCGAAAGCCGATCCTGCTAAAAACGCTTTTAATGTACCGCCAACCGGCAACCAGGCACAAGCCAATAACCGCCAACCCGCGCAACCAGTAGCTACACCAGCCACCCCGCAGAAAGAATATTACACCGTAAAAAGCGGCGATTCCCTTTCTAAAATTGCGAAAGAATTATACGGCGACGCGCAGCAATGGCACAAGATTCACCAGGCGAACCTGGACCAGATTAAAGATCCGAACCTGATTCATCCGGGTCAAAAACTGGTGATACCGCGGTAG